The following are encoded in a window of Gouania willdenowi unplaced genomic scaffold, fGouWil2.1 scaffold_22_arrow_ctg1, whole genome shotgun sequence genomic DNA:
- the LOC114459011 gene encoding elongin-C-like: protein MMDGEERACEGPDSMYVKLISSDDHEFIVKREHALVSGTIKAMLSGPGQIAENETNEIKFREIPSQVLSKVCEYFTYKAQHTNSSTEVPNFPVSPEISLELIIAANFLDC, encoded by the exons ACGGTGAAGAGAGAGCCTGTGAAGGACCAGATTCTATGTATGTGAAGCTGATTTCCTCAGATGACCATGAATTCATTGTGAAAAGAGAACACGCCCTGGTATCAGGGACAATCAAAGCCATGTTGAGTGGGCCAG GACAAATTGCTGAGAATGAAACCAACGAGATAAAGTTCAGGGAGATTCCCTCTCAAGTCCTGTCGAAGGTCTGTGAGTATTTCACCTACAAGGCCCAGCACACCAACAGCTCCACAGAGGTACCCAACTTCCCCGTCTCTCCAGAGATCAGCCTGGAACTGATCATTGCTGCAAACTTTTTGGATTGTTAA